One Danio aesculapii chromosome 11, fDanAes4.1, whole genome shotgun sequence genomic region harbors:
- the myog gene encoding myogenin: MELFETNPYFFNDQRFYEGADNFFQSRINGGFEQAGFQDRSSMMGLCGDGRMLTTTVGLEDKPSPSSSLGLSMSPHQEQQHCPGQCLPWACKVCKRKSVTMDRRKAATLREKRRLKKVNEAFEALKRSTLMNPNQRLPKVEILRSAIQYIERLQALVSTLNQQEHEQGNLHYRAATTAPHTGVSSSSDQGSGSTCCSSPEWSSASDHCVPAYSTAHDDLLNDDSSEQSNLRSLTSIVDSITGTEATPVAYSVDISK; encoded by the exons ATGGAGCTTTTCGAGACCAACCCCTACTTTTTCAACGACCAGCGTTTTTATGAAGGCGCAGATAATTTCTTCCAGTCCAGAATCAATGGAGGCTTCGAGCAAGCTGGATTTCAGGACAGGAGCTCCATGATGGGCTTGTGTGGAGACGGACGGATGCTGACCACCACAGTTGGGTTGGAGGACAAACCGTCTCCATCGTCCAGCCTCGGTTTGTCCATGTCTCCTCATCAGGAACAGCAGCACTGCCCCGGCCAGTGTCTCCCCTGGGCCTGCAAGGTGTGCAAGCGCAAGTCGGTGACTATGGATCGAAGGAAAGCCGCTACCTTGAGAGAGAAGAGGAGGTTGAAGAAGGTGAACGAGGCCTTTGAGGCTCTGAAGAGGAGCACGTTGATGAACCCCAACCAGAGGCTGCCGAAGGTGGAGATCCTGCGCAGCGCTATACAGTACATCGAGAGGCTGCAGGCGCTGGTCAGTACCCTCAACCAGCAAGAGCATGAACAGGGGAACCTGCATTATAGAGCCGCCACCACCGCTCCACATACCGGG GTGTCGTCCTCCAGTGATCAGGGCTCTGGCAGCACCTGCTGCAGCAGTCCAGAGTGGAGCAGCGCGTCTGATCACTGTGTCCCCGCCTACAGCACCGCCCATGATG ATCTGCTGAACGATGACTCTTCAGAGCAATCCAACCTGAGGTCTCTGACATCTATAGTGGACAGCATTACGGGAACAGAGGCAACTCCAGTGGCCTATTCAGTAGACATAAGCAAATAA